TGTCATCTTAGGCTGGGATTGTTGCAAGGAAAAGACTTTTGGAGTTTTCTTTATGACGTGTTTTTAGGTATTCGTTTTCATCATACCAAAAAGTCTAAACAACCCTTGGAAAAGCCAACTTAATCGCGCAGCCAGCAAATACGTTAAAGGGCGATCGCGTTGTATGTACTTACACGAATGGGAGTAAGTCAATTTCTAGCAGATGCGATCGCTCTTTTGTTTTGGCAATAAACTCTGTAAATTGTCGCACGATCGCAAAAAAATTAAAATTATGCCTTCAAGCCACTTCAATAAACCGATTAAAGTAGAAGTTGTCCCCCAAGATCCGGCATGGCGATATGCCTTTGAGTCAGAATCGAAACAGATTGCATTAGTAATGGCAGAAAATATTGTTGCCATTCATCATATTGGTAGTACGGCAATTCCATCGATTTACGCCAAACCGATTATTGATTTTTTAATCGAAGTTAAAGACATTAACAAAGTCGATGAGCAAAGTGACGCGATGGTAGCCCTCGGTTATGAGGCGATGGGTGAATTTGGGCTGATCGGTCGGCGTTACTTCCGCAAATACAGTTCACCCGATATCAGAACTCATAACGTTCACATATATGAGGTGGGTTCGCCAGAAATAAAACGACATTTGGCATTTCGCGATTATATAATCGCTCATCCTGAAGATGCTCAAAAATATAGCGAATTAAAGCGTGAATTGGCAAACAAAT
This region of Aerosakkonema funiforme FACHB-1375 genomic DNA includes:
- a CDS encoding GrpB family protein encodes the protein MPSSHFNKPIKVEVVPQDPAWRYAFESESKQIALVMAENIVAIHHIGSTAIPSIYAKPIIDFLIEVKDINKVDEQSDAMVALGYEAMGEFGLIGRRYFRKYSSPDIRTHNVHIYEVGSPEIKRHLAFRDYIIAHPEDAQKYSELKRELANKYPRDIESYMDGKDEFIKEIERKALSDF